CTTCAGAGGGAGACATCTCGCTGGAACTTGCAGATGGCTCTAAGCTGCATGCAACGGTTTGTTACTGTGGACTAATCAAGTATCAATTAGTTGCATGATTACCTTCTCCATTCAGCCGAGTGTGATGATCAAGTTGAATTAGTTCTCAGAAAGTAAGTTGATTTCATGTGTAGACTGTAATAGGGTGCGATGGGATTGGATCACCGATAGCTAAGTGGATGGGGTTTCATGAGCCAAAGTACGTTGGCTATTGCGCTATCCGCGGGCTTGCTACTTATTCAGATGGTCAGCCTTATGAACCAAGAGTGAATTACTTCTACGGAAGAGGGGTGCGTGCAGCATATGTTCCTGTTTCTCCCACCAAAGTATACTGGTTTGTCTGCTTCAACAGTCCATCGCCAGGTCCTAAATAACAAAATTCCATATAAGTTATTAATATTGATTATTGTGTTAATCTCAAGAGTTTTACACTATTATCATACTGGATCATATCTTACTATATATCTTACTCTGAATAAGTGGACGAGTGTTAAATGTTTTCTAGGCTCTAAtggaaattagattttaaatggTAGGTCCAAGCACAACTGATTCATCCGTGCTTAAGAAGCAAGCCAAAGAACTAGTTAGGAATTGGCCTTCAGAGCTTTTAGACATAGTGGACTCTACACCGGACGATACCATTATCAGGAATCCGCTGGCAGATCGCTGGCTTTGGCCAACCATAAGTCCACCTGCTTCCACCGGTCGGATTGTGTTGGTTGGAGATGCGTGGCACCCGATGACCCCAAATCTTGGCCAAGGAGCTTGTTGTGCACTTGAGGATGCAGTGGTTCTTGCTAAGAAGCTTGCAGGGGCCATCAAGTCTAAAGACCAATACTCTGTTGAAGAAGCTTTCAGGTCGTATGGCTCAGAAAGATGGTGCCGTGTGTTTCCACTAACCGTACGCGCACACCTTGTGGGATCCATATTGCAGTGGGAGAATCCGTTGGTGTGTTCTATTAGGAACAAGATTATCATACCAAAGCTAGCAAGCCTTAAACCGATGCTTGAGCATACAAATTTCACTTGTGAGAGTCTACAAGAAGAGAAGCAATGAAAGGTGATGTTTAAAGTATATTAGTTTCGTTCTAATTGTATCATTTTCTATAGAattatttatagttttatcaCTTAATTATTTGTTGTTCATCCTCATTAATTAAGCTTGGGGAAAGATACTTTTGTTGTAAACTAATATCACTGAATAAAGAACCATATTAGCATTCTATTTGGTTTCTACTTTCTATACACtcttaaaattttacaaaatttctaTCTAGATTTCGGTGCTGAGACACCAGTTTCTTTCTTTGGTTGGTCTCTTCCTGAATCCACATCCTCAAAACTGGGGAACCTCCATGTCTTTTATCCATAGGCTAAAATTAACCATCCATATATATCACTAAATAGATATACTAGACTCTCACTGCATTATGTCATCAATATAAAATCCGGTTGTATACCGCTAGATGTCGTCACTTCATGTGTTTGCTATTTGGCTAAGAGGAATTAACCTCTAGTCAACACGAGCTATAAAAAACATTGGCGTTGAAATGATAAATAAAGTGAAAGCTAGAAATTCTTAAAAGTCTTGTCACGTGCCGGTAGCAGATGGAAATTTCagaaaaaaacattttaaagaaCTTACTGACTTTGAATTTACATTTATTTcctttgattaattaatttgtgaaattctcATTTTCTAAagctacaaaaaaaaaataaaaaaaaaacaaaaacatgaaGTGACCACAAGTAGCAATTTTTGATATACATAGATAGCACCTTCTCACCCTTTGTATACGATACTCTAACTTTTCTGCGAAGGTGCCATGCATTCAACAATATAGTTTCCCAAAACtataacattttaatattttatcaataaaTGTGCTTAAAAGTATAATTCACAAACTGTTAAGAAAGGTTGACTCTAATTAAATAGTTTGAGGGTACGGATATAATACTCAAATTTAGAAATATACATAACATTCAAAAGCTTAGGAAAAATACTAAATCTTTATACATTAGATGAAAGACTGAAAGACgaccttttttttattatttcaataaataaCGAAAAGATATTATTTCATATACTGTGGACAAAAATACACAGGTCCGATTTGCACTAAGCACATTAGAAATGAATTCGGTCTACATTTCTCATAGACTAATCGCCAAATGGGCCACCTCTGACCCGGCGGTCGCGATGTGGATGCAAGTGATGTTAGCTTAAGCTTTACTCATACATACTTTGATCATAACTCAGAACAAACTCCACTGTTAATTGGTTCAAATGGATCTTTGAATTGTTCAAATTTCTAGTTTTTAAAAACAACcaaattaattctaaaatttacAAATTGTGAATATCCATTCATTCTTAATTCAATTATGGTTAACACAGAAGTAATATAAAATGTTTCGGTACAAGCGTGGCATTCTAACTGTAAAATAACATGGCTAagattttagaattaattaaatatgtgCTAAATTCGTTAATTCAACTCATTTTAGTCTCtatactaatataaaattaattaattaaaatgagtcttattaattaatttaaaatatttatttgattatattaaaattttagtagtGTCATCTTACTATTGAGAATCTATTATATTTgttgaatattatatattattaagtttataattaaaatatattacatgtcacatttttattgcaattaaaattaaatcttttcttttaaaatttgaagagttctcctttctttctctttatttctctatctctcttatatatcattataattaactaattacaaatttgacaATTAAAATGTTTAATATGATATTTTCTAATtgcattcaaattaaattaaaattaaaatattgaaataaaaattgaaatataactatattatatattatatattactaactaatttaataactaaaatatgttacatgacactctcttattaaaattgagagaaaatatttctctccaaaattaataaactttcTTCCTACATTCTCTTATCtaactctctctctttttctatttctctctatcattcccactctatatataatttatattttatactagtaatttgataaatcaaaatgtgtcacaaaatatttttattacaattaaaatatttttttctaaaattaacaaactcactatatttctctctctctttctattctacaaaaaataaaattaacaaaataatataattcaaataaaaaatattattattatatgcatattttttaaaattttcattagttttaaatttttattgtttatcttTCTAATCTacattcaaatatttattacgtataatttaaaaaaaatactaatgtgATTGAAAGTTAAATCAATAttcaattgttttaaaaaataataattttgagttaattttacaactatcaatataaattttttttattctaatacctaattatatttttatatacataaaaaaaatattatttttaaataataagtataaaaaattaaaaattaattatttctgtttATGTAATAGATTTACATCTAATCAAATATAAGAGTATATACGttaagtttttttaaattttaaataacaaatgttaaaattaattattagtaaaagattaaatttttacataaaaataataactaaaaattttattatttaatttttttatttataaaagtttTAACTTTCTTAGCCAACGAACACTTTTATCGCTACCATGGGGAATATCCCACTAACACCGTACTTTAACACTATATTAGCACTATGTTAGCAGTAGTTGAATTGGAGAATAATGGGATTTACTATTTATAAATTCAAGAATTAAAGTGATCATTTTGAGATGTCAATGACCATTTTAATGAACatctgaaaaattttaaaaatcaaactgagaattatttctattaatatgtataagttagattcatcatcattgatatcAAGCATTGATTCCATCTCCACAAATACAAATATTATAACTTGTGTTTATTGGAAATAaacttttatttgatttttccaTTTATTAAACATAACTGCtggaattttaaaaaaaatatattttaaaaaaaaatagttttaatacattattttaaaaactaactatGAATGTCCAATTACCTATTAgaaaattgcaaaataaaataaagattgtTAAGGCCTTAAGGGCTAATTAATTTCCATCTATATTTACTTGATAAGCTCCTCCAAATTTGAGTCAATATTCAAATTTAAGGACtcgtttcttttcttgttttttccaCGGTGCAGGCTAATAAGGGCGTGGTCTTTAAAGGCGCGTGAATGTGGATTGTGGAGCCATGTTCCCAGGCCCTTTAATATCTTGCATTACATTCTTTTGTGTCAGAACAAGTGTGTTATAGTTCATACTTAATATATACGTACGTGGTACAACGTGCAAGTTGATTAGAATCTGAACAATACTCGAGTGTGTTCACTGTTCACATAGTAAGGTGAGTTCGATGAACATAGTTTATTTTCTCCGGTGTTATTATCAGATTTCGttctaattttataacaaaataaaacacattTGCAGCAattaaatttgatgaaattgtATTTTATCTCAAACTTATCTGAAGATTGCAATCTTGCCCATGTTATATCACATATGTCGAATTAATCCGAACTATTCCTAACAAATTAGTGGTTCCTTTCCATGCAATatcttttatatgtatatttctCTCTGTATTTTTCATTTGTTGTGTATTTATGACTTTTGTAATCAGTTTAGGGCTCATATAGATAACCTTCAATGCAAGTGAatataatctttttaaaaataattgtaaaaataaaatgtttggtAATTATGTAttgattataattaaaatccCCTAAAAAATGTATgttgaaatattatttttctttattattgttttacTCATACAAAACAGTCTCTAATCAAATATAGTTATAACTATAATACTATATTTAGATGATGAGTTTAACATCTGAATTTACTTAATTATCCTTTATAgtatttatatacataatatttaaaaaatacggtgctagttaaattttaataatgtaaaaataaaatattgatttaaaatattgGCTAATAATGATAAGTTGAGTGTGTACACGGTAATCATAGTTTATTTTCTCCACTGTTGTTATTGCCTTTCCTCTTCTCATTTTATAACTTCCAATATTGTTTGCTTAAGGagtaaataaaacaaatttgcaGCAATTAGATTAGATGAAATTGTATTTAATCTCAAACTTATTGGAAGATTGCAATCTTGCCCATGTTATATCACATACAATCAAATCCAAACAATTCCTAACAACTTAGTGGTTCCTTTCCATGCAATCTCATATATAACTAATCTTAGCTGAGCTTAACATCTGAATTTACCTAACTATCTTTTACAGTATTTTATACATAATATTTAAAGAATATAGTGTTagctaaataaaataagatgatAACTCAAAATATTGgctaataataatacaaaaggCTAGATTTTAACATTTCTCATTGAGTTATTCTATTTTGgtggtatatatattattagggACAATGGGTGAGACATTGAACAGAAGGATCGCCCATCTTCTTGGTCGAGCATGTGCAAGAGACAATGAAGTTCCACGTTCAATGATACAAAGGATTCCTGTTTTATTGCGTCAAGACCCAAACTTTGTCAAGTACTGCACACCCAAGATGATATCATTTGGTCCCATCCATCATGGTGAAGAAAATCTCAAGTTGGGAGAAGAATTCAAACATCTTTGGGCATCCCTCTACATTGAAACATTCAGCAAACAAGTCCGTGTTAGCACGGAAGAAGGAGCCAAGTTGAAGCATAATATTATAGTtgctgaaatcaagcaattgaGGAACATGTTCAGCAAGGATGTGATTGGAAGCTACAATGACGACGAACTGAGTTGGTTGTTGCTTGTGGATGGATGTGCATTGCTGTATTTCTTGGACAATGTTGATGATCAGCATCCAGAAGCACTGAATCTAAAGCTTGATCAGTTGATGTATACCTGGAGAGATATTTTGTTGCTGGAGAACCAGCTTCCATTGACGTTGCTGATGCTGCTAAGTGATGAAAAGACGGTATATCACTTAGAGAATATACTGTATAATTTCGTATTCATGGGCCTTTTCAAGGGAATTGAGGGGTCGGTAATAAACCGCAATGGAGCTAAACCGGTTCATCTTCTTGATTATGTTCGCACCTTTTACACATTCAGAGATGAATACATAATAAGTATGGATCCTcctcttcaagaagaaggccgTTGGCACAGGTACAAAAATATCAGGGATCTTAGGAATGCAGGGATTCATGTGAAGCTTAACAAGAGAGAAGAATGGAAATGGAACAGCGTGTCTTTCAACTCCAACTTGTTTAGCGGAGAATTGAAGCTTCCAATGATGATAGTGAATGATGTCACTCCTTATTTCTATCACAACTTGATTGCATTCGAGATGTGCCCGGATTTTCGCAACAACTTCGAATTCtgttcatattttttcttgatgGATTCCTTGATAGACGAAGCCGAGGATGTGAAGGAACTCAGGTTGGCCGGTGTCCTCCAAAACTTGCTCGGAAGTGACAAAGAAGTGGCCAAACTCTTCAATGAACTAGGCCATGAATTGCCTGCTAAAATGTGCAATTACATGATCAGAACTAATGTTGTGGCCTACAGCAAAGGATATATTCAAGTGAAGCATCAAATCAATGAACATTACCAAAAGAAATGGAAGACTTGGTTGGCTGAAGGACGCAGCACTTATTTCAGTACTCCATGGTCTTTCATTGCCTTTCTGGCTGCCGTTGCAGCATTGCTTCTCACTTCTATTCAAGCTTGGTATGCTGTACATCCCAAGATCAGCAACTAAAAAATAAGGTTTGCATCTTAAATTTTtacaagaaacaaagaaaatacaGCTACTATATTGTCTCTGTTGTTTTACTTAGACTTAGTAATGTATGTGCTATAATGTTGTAATTGACTTTTGTGTTGATTTTATCCAATAAAAGAATCTTCTTGGGTCGTTGTTGTTGTTTATCAATGTGTGATTAGTCGTATTGGTAACCACATTGTGTGACAAACCCCAACAGCCAAGAAGTTCAGGGGCAGCATAGAGAAATTACTCTTTTTAAATCGGAAATGTtgagtaataaaaaaaaattagccaaaaaCCACTAGAATTTGTCttatttagcatttattaaGAGTAATGCTAcatatctaaatctttttatGAACTAAGTCCAACTAAGTTAAACAATAAGACTTAGAATAATATTAACTATAACGAACTTTTATTGTGTTAGACCAACTT
The genomic region above belongs to Arachis duranensis cultivar V14167 chromosome 3, aradu.V14167.gnm2.J7QH, whole genome shotgun sequence and contains:
- the LOC107477089 gene encoding putative UPF0481 protein At3g02645: MDPPLQEEGRWHRYKNIRDLRNAGIHVKLNKREEWKWNSVSFNSNLFSGELKLPMMIVNDVTPYFYHNLIAFEMCPDFRNNFEFCSYFFLMDSLIDEAEDVKELRLAGVLQNLLGSDKEVAKLFNELGHELPAKMCNYMIRTNVVAYSKGYIQVKHQINEHYQKKWKTWLAEGRSTYFSTPWSFIAFLAAVAALLLTSIQAWYAVHPKISN
- the LOC107476867 gene encoding monooxygenase 2 isoform X1, with the protein product MAMASATSSLTILRSPSALVSTLSHASKMLMRSGSFQPSNRGNGEVRKEEVVIVGGGIAGLATAVSLDRLGVKSTVLEQAESLRSGGTSLTLSKNGWSVLDAIGVANRLRSQFSQIEGLVIRSEDGKQLRSFNLLEEDPSQELRGVERRILLETLAAELPKGAIQFSSKLARIEPTSEGDISLELADGSKLHATTVIGCDGIGSPIAKWMGFHEPKYVGYCAIRGLATYSDGQPYEPRVNYFYGRGVRAAYVPVSPTKVYWFVCFNSPSPGPSTTDSSVLKKQAKELVRNWPSELLDIVDSTPDDTIIRNPLADRWLWPTISPPASTGRIVLVGDAWHPMTPNLGQGACCALEDAVVLAKKLAGAIKSKDQYSVEEAFRSYGSERWCRVFPLTVRAHLVGSILQWENPLVCSIRNKIIIPKLASLKPMLEHTNFTCESLQEEKQ
- the LOC107476867 gene encoding monooxygenase 2 isoform X2, with translation MAMASATSSLTILRSPSALVSTLSHASKMLMRSGSFQPSNRGNGEVRKEEVVIVGGGIAGLATAVSLDRLGVKSTVLEQAESLRSGGTSLTLSKNGWSVLDAIGVANRLRSQFSQIEGSEDGKQLRSFNLLEEDPSQELRGVERRILLETLAAELPKGAIQFSSKLARIEPTSEGDISLELADGSKLHATTVIGCDGIGSPIAKWMGFHEPKYVGYCAIRGLATYSDGQPYEPRVNYFYGRGVRAAYVPVSPTKVYWFVCFNSPSPGPSTTDSSVLKKQAKELVRNWPSELLDIVDSTPDDTIIRNPLADRWLWPTISPPASTGRIVLVGDAWHPMTPNLGQGACCALEDAVVLAKKLAGAIKSKDQYSVEEAFRSYGSERWCRVFPLTVRAHLVGSILQWENPLVCSIRNKIIIPKLASLKPMLEHTNFTCESLQEEKQ